The following are encoded together in the Dyella terrae genome:
- a CDS encoding antibiotic biosynthesis monooxygenase family protein — protein MIVEYIRYKLPPTTCAAFEADYARAASSLAASPFCLGYELSRCIDEAGTYVLRIRWTSAEDHMQGFRRSEHFPPFLAAIRPYVPLIDEMRHYELTGVAGGVSD, from the coding sequence GTGATCGTTGAGTACATCCGTTACAAGTTGCCTCCGACGACCTGCGCTGCCTTTGAAGCAGATTATGCGCGTGCCGCCTCTAGCCTCGCGGCCAGTCCATTCTGCCTTGGCTATGAATTGAGCCGATGCATCGATGAAGCTGGCACGTATGTGCTTCGTATCCGCTGGACCTCGGCGGAAGATCATATGCAAGGGTTTCGCCGCAGCGAACATTTTCCGCCCTTTTTAGCCGCCATACGGCCGTACGTGCCTCTTATCGATGAAATGCGTCACTACGAACTCACTGGCGTAGCTGGCGGCGTTTCCGATTGA